In the Streptomyces sp. NBC_00193 genome, TCACCGGGGCGCTGGAGATAGACGAACTCGCGGTACGCCCCTACGCCCGCGGCCGCGGCACCGCCCGGGACCTGCTCACGGAGATCACCACCGACGCCCCGGACCGCCGCGCCTGGCTGCTGACCAGCCGCCTGGCCAAGAACACGGTGGCCACGTACCGACGCCTGGGCTGGCACGAGGTCGCACCGCTACCCGGCACGGAGACGGGCGTCATCGTCTTCCTGTCCCCGGACCACCCGAACCGGGCGGCGTAGCGGGGCGGTCCCTCCCGCACCTCGCCCGGGCGGCCCCGCCCGCCGGGACCGGCCCCAGTCGCCTCCGTACGGCGACGGCCGAGAGCTGCCCCTGCCTCCGCGGGGCGCCCGAACACGTCCGAAGAAGGAACACCCGTCACCCACGCCGGCCCGCCCGGCCCTTCGGCGGGACCGGGGAGACCCGGTCCCCGGCCGCCCCCGCCCCCGCCCCCGCGGCGAGCGGCAGCCGACGCCCTCCTCACCCCGGCGGGCGGACCCGCCAGCCGTGCCCGGACCGCACACCCCCTGCGCATCCGCACCGGCGAACTCCCCAACCCTGCGCGCTGCGCAGCGCCTCTGAAAGCCGCGGAACATGCCCTGACCGGCACCCGAAGCCAGTCTCGAAAGATCGCCCGGCGGGGCGTCCAACCCACATGGGCGGGGCATACCGCGCCCATGAACCCCACCACACACACCACCCACCCGCAGCCCCCAACCCACGCGGCACCCGCCACACACCAGGCTCAGACGGAGCCGGCCACCCGCCCGGCGCCCGCGGCGTCCGCCACCCGCCCGGCGCCCGCGGTGTCTGCCATGCCCCAGGCCCGTACGGCACTTGCCACCCGCCCGGTGCCCACCACACACGCGTCTCACGCGGCACCCGCCTCGTCCCCGGCGTCCCCGGGGACCGCCACGCCCCGGACCCACGCTGCGCCCGGGCCACGCCCGGCGCTGACCAGGCCCACCACACGGTCCGGCCAGACCTCGCGGACCACCCCCCACCCCACCGCCACTCCCAGCCGCACCCCCACGCCCACGCCTACCCCCAACCCCAACCCCAACCCAAATCCCACCGCCCGGCGCCAACTCAACCTCGCCACGCGCCACCAACTCACCACCACCGCCGGCATCCCACCCGGCACGATCACCTCCCGCACCCGCCCCGGCGGGCCCTGGCAGCGCCTGCTGCCCCGGGTGTACCTCCTCCAGACCGGCCCCCCGGACCAGCGCCAACGCGCCCTCGCCGCTGTCCTCTACGCCGCCGAGCCCGGCTCCGACCCGCTCTCCGGCGACACCGCCGCCCTCACCGGCGGTGCGGCCCTCGCGCTGCTCGGGATCCGCGAAGCCCCGTACACGCCCGCCGACGTCCTGATCCGCTCCCCGCGCAAGCTCGCCGGGTCCCCGGAGGTACGCCCATCCCCCACCACCCGCTGGCCCCGCACCATCACCGTCTCGGGCATCCCGAGCACCCGCCCGGTACGCGCGGCCGCGGACTTCGCGGCCCGGAGCGATCAGCCGGCGGACCAGATCCGCTCGGTCCTCGCCCACGTGGTCCAGTCGGGCTGGTGCCACCCGCACGACCTGCACACCGAACTCCGCGCCGCCCGCCTCCTGACCCGCCCCGCGATCCGCGCGGCAGCCGCGGAACTCCTCGCCGGAGTCCGCTCGGTGGCCGAGGCGCAGGCCCGCGACGTCCTCTCCACCACGGACCTTCCGACCCCCCTCTGGAACGCCCGCCTCCACACCCCGGACGGCACGTTCCTGGCGAGCCCGGACGCCTACTGGCCCGACGAGGGCGTGGCCCTGGAGATCGACTCGGCGGAGTACCACTACAACCGCGACTCCTGGCACGCCACCCTCCACCGCCGCCTCCGCCTGGAGTCCCACGGCATCCTGGTGGTCAGCGCCACCCCCTCGATGATCAGAGACACCCCGTCGGAAGTCATCGCAGCCCTCCGCACCCTCCTCACCCTGACCACCACCCGCCCCACCCCACCCACAGCCCTGGCCCGCGGCCACCAGCAACTGTCGCTGTTTCGGGGGAATCCCTGACTCCCCTTCTGTCTGCACGCGCGTGCGTCGTTTTCGCCCGCAACGAAATCTGGCCAGAGATAAACAGCATGTGATCGATCGGGATTGACTGGTCTTGATCTTTGCGTAGCGTTTCGGCATGACGATGCGCGAGCTGCTCTTCGAAGTTGGACAGACGTATGACCAGAAAGCAGGCACGAAGGAGCACGTTCCTGGCCAGAAAGTCCTTCGGAAGGTGGCCAGTCGTACCGACCTCGGGGTGCTGGACGACTGGGAAGCGGAAGGCTACGGAGGGAAGGGGACCGCGGCCCTTGCGCCTTGGGTCGGGGTATTCGACCCGAAGATCAACCGCAATCCGAAGGTCGGGCTGTACCTCGCGTACATCTTCAGCACGGATCTGAAGACGGTGACGTTGACCCTTCAGCAGGGGGTCACGGATCTGGAGGAGAAGATCCGTGAGCGGAAGGTCCTCCTCAGCCATCTCGAGCGGCAGGCGGATCGTCTCTTTAAGGCTCTGCCGGCGAATCTGGCCGAGGAGTGGAACTACCGCCCGTCCTTCGGTTGGCAGGAGCGACCGGAGGCGTACGAGGCCGCCAGCGTGGTGGCTCGTCCGTACGACGTCAGCAACCTCCCTACGGAGGAGCAGCTGCAGCAGGACCTTCGCACGGCCGAGAATTTGCTGAGGAGTGCGGCCGAAGCGGACGAGGCGCTGCGCGCCGAAGAGGAAGGCGAGCCGGCGCTCGCCCAGCCGAAGCGCAAGCGGAAGGCCGGGGCTGCTCCGGCGATCGGGTTCAAGCCGGGCAACAGTTCGGCCTACCTGGTGGCCATCGCGGCTCACGAGCAGCTGAAGAGCCGCAAGCACGAGCTGCTGATCCAGGATTTCGCCGCGCACATCGCCGAGCGGGACTACGAGGCGAGGAACCAGCACATCCATCCCAAGGATCTGACGCTCCACCCGGCCGATGCGGCCGCGGGCGATGCCGGAGCGGCCGATTCAGGAGATGCCGTCCTCCCGGAGTGGCTCGTCGAAGCCAAGGTGCTGCGGAACGGCGACGCTGCCGCTGCCGTACGCGCGGCCGTTGGTCAACTCAAGGAATACAGCTACTTCCTCTACGGAGAGAAGGGGCTGGAAGCCCCTCACCTCATCGCTCTCTTCTCCGAGGACATCGGGGTGTACGCGTCGTACCTGGAAGCCCAAGGAATCGCCGCGATCTGGCAGACCAGCGATGGCTGGGACGGGACCGTCACCGCTATTGCCTGGGGAATGGTGGGCTGATCAGGCGGCGCTAGTCCCGTGGCATGCCCCGTAAGGCCGTCCCGATGTGCACCAGCAGGTGGTGGTGCTCGTCGGGGGCCACGGGGTGGCCTTGCCTCGGGCGGCCAGGGTGGTGGCGTATTCCGCCAGGAGGGACGGGGAGGACGGGGAGGTTTTCTCCGAGGCTGCGAAGGCTTCGTACGAGGGGACGCTGGCCGTGACGATGCCGAGGTTCGTGGTGCCCGAGGCGGCCAGGGTGCGGAGGGAGGCTTCCACCTGGGCCAGGTGGGCGTCGTGGGAGGGGTACTCCGCGGACAGGGTGGGGTACGACGTCAGCAGCTCCGCCAGTTCGCGGGCCGGCCAGTGGAGGATGGCCACAGGGAAGGGGCGGGAGAGCGCGGCACGGCGGTCGCCCAGTTCGGCGCGCAGGCGGGCGATCTCGGCGCGGAGTTCGGCGGGGTCGTCGGAGCCGAGGGCCCAGATGCGCTTGGGGTCGTGGAGTTCGTCCAGCGGGATCGGGCCGATGTGACGGGTGTCCGCGACCATGTCCCAGTCGTCGTGGGGGAGTCCGAGGAGGCGGCGTACGCGGTGGCGGCCCGTGAGGAGCGCGGTCGTGGCCGGGGTCAGGGGGGTGTTGTCCGGGGCCAGGAGGGTGGCCGCCTCGGTGAAGCACTCGTGGGAGGCCTCGAGTTCGTCGTGGGCCTCCAGGGCCTCGGCGATGACCTCCCAGGGGGCGGGGTCCGAGGGGGCCGCCGCGCGGATGCCCTGGATGAGGGCGCGGGCCTCGGGCTCGTGGCCGTACTCCCAGAGGTTGGCCGCCTGGAGGGCCTTGATGAGGGACGGGTCGTCCGTCGTGTCCGCGGCCAGGAGTTGGTCGTAGAGGGCGCTCGCCCGCTCGCGTTCGTCGGCCAGTTCGAGGTGGGCCGCGGCCTGGAGGAGCAACGGCTCCTGGTCCTCGGGGTAGCGGGTCGCCGTGCGGATGAGGCGCTCGGCTTCGGCGATGTGCTCGGCAGGCGTGTCGGGGCGCATGCTTTGCAGCGTACTGCTGCTGGTCAGTTGAGGGGGGAGGACTTAGGGTGCCGCCCGTGCGAGATCGCGTGCGGGTCGTGGTGCAGGGGAAGGGCCAGGGCAAGGGCCGGTGGGCGTGGCGTGCGCGCCGGGTCGGTATCGCGGGCGTGCTGTGGGCGGCCGGTGAACTCGCCGTCACCGTAGGCGTGGTGGTGATGTTGCTGGTGGTGCACCAGGTGTGGTGGACCAACCGGCAGGCGCTGAGTGCCGCGCACGAAGTGGTGAGAGAGCTGGAGGAAGATGCGTCCCTCTCCGGGACGGAGGGAGAGGGAGAGGGAGAGGGGGAAGGGCAGGGGGAAGGGGAGCCCGCTGTCGAGGAATCCGTCGGGGCGTCGGACGGGCCGGGCGGGTCCGGGGCCTCGGGTGGTGCGTCCGCGGGCAACTCCGGGCCGCGCACCGTCAAGCCGCCGCCGCGGGAGTCCGCGTACGGCATCCTGCGCATTCCGCGCCTCGGCGTCGCCGTGCCCGTCGCGCAGGGCGTGGACAAGCGGTCCGTGCTGGACAAGGGGTACGCCGGGCACTACGCGGGGACCGCGCAGCCCGGTGCCGAGGGGAACTTCGCGCTCGCCGGACACCGCAACACGCACGGGGAGCCCTTCCGTTACATCAACCGGCTCAGGGCCGGGGACGAGCTGATCGTGGACGTGCGGGGCAAGCGGTACGTGTACCTGGTCGGGCAGACGCTGGCGGAGACGACCGAGCACGACACCGGGGTGATCGCGCCCGTCCCGCGCAGCACCGTCACGCCGGGGGCCGGCTACAGCGAGCCCGGCGCGTACATCACGCTGACCACCTGCACGCCCGAGTACAGCTCCAAGTACCGGCTCGTGGTGTGGGGGACCCTCAAGCGCTGACGCAGCCGATGCGCTGACGCCCGCACGGGCGGGCGGACCGTAGGGTGGGGCGGTGCGTCGGAAAAGGGTGAAACGTCCGCAGTTGGTGTGGCTTGCCGTGCCGTTCGTCTTGTTCGTCGCAGCGCTGCCGCTCGCGAACCGGGTGGAGCCGGCGCCGGGCGGCGTACCGTTCCTGCTCCTCTGGTTCATCGGGGCGACCCTGCTGACCCCGCTCGCGGTCTGGCTGACCTGGCGCGGTGATCACCGATGAGCCAGGCGGCCGTCGCGACCACCGTCTTCGGCGCGTTCATGGTGGCCACCGTCGCGCTCGGACTGCTCGCCGTGCGCGGGCGCGGCGGGGGCGGCGGCGGGCTCGCCGAGTGGTCGGTGGGCGGGCGCTCGCTCGGCACCGTGTTCATCTGGGTCCTGATGGCGGGCGAGGGGTACACGAGCTTCAGTTACCTCGGCGCGGCCGGCTGGGGCTACAACTACGGCGCCCCCGTGATGTACGTGGTCGCGTACATGTCCTGCGGCTACGCGGTCGGTTACGTCGTCGGGCCCGTGCTGTGGGACTACGCGCGCCGCCACGGCCTCGTCGGCATCACCGACATGGTGGCCCACCGGTACGGGCGCCCCTGGCTCGGCGCCGCGGTCGCGGTGCTCGCGACCGTCTTCCTGCTCCCCTACATCCAGCTCCAGATCACCGGAATGGGTGTGGTGGTCTCGACGGTCACCTACGGGGCGGTGTCCCTGGAATGGGCCTACTTCATCGCCTTCGCCGTCACCACCGGCTTCGTCGTGGTGAGTGGGCTGCGCGGCAGTGCGTGGGTCTCCGTGCTGAAGGACGTGCTGGTCATCGGCACTCTGGGGTTCCTCGCGGTCTACGTCCCCCTGCACTACTTCGGCGGCTACGGGGAGCTCTTCGAGCGGCTCACGGCCGAACGCCCGCAGTGGCTGACGCTCCCTGGCGCCGGGAGCGGCGAGGGCGGCCGGGGCGAGCTGGGCGTGGGGTGGTTCGCCTCGACCACCGTGCTGAACGCGCTGACCGTCGTCATCTTCCCGACCACCGTGGCGGGGTACCTGGGCGCGCGGAACGCCGACGCGCTGCGCCGCAACGCCATCCTGCTGCCCGCGTACAACGTGCTGCTCTTCGTGCCGATGCTGCTGGGCATGGCGGCGCTGTTCGTCGTACCGGGGCTGGCGGGCGCCGAGTCCAACCTCGCGCTGTTCAAGCTGGTCGTGGACTCCCTGCCCGCGTGGGCGGTGGGGGTGATCGGGGTGGCGGCGGCGCTGTCGTCGATCGTGCCGATGGCGGTGTTCATGCTGGTCATCGGCACGATGTGGGGGCGCAGCGTGCTCTCGCTGCTGCCGCGCTGGAGCTCGGGCGAGCGGCAGAAACTCGCCTCGCAGGTGGTCGTGGTGGCGGCCGGGACGATCGCGCTGGTGATGACCTACACGGCGCCGAACACGCTGGTCAGGCTCTCGCTCGTGTCCTACGAGGGCATGGCGCAACTGGTGCCGATGCTGCTCCTGGGCCTGGTGTGGCGCAGGCTCACCACGGCGGCCGCGGTGTGCGGGCTGGCCGCGGGGGTCGCGGTGGTCTGCGGGCTGGTCTTCACGGGCCACGACCCGGTGTGGGGCGTGAACGCGGGCACGGTCGCCCTCGCGGTGAACCTGGCGGTCGCGCTGACGGTGACCTGGCTCGGCCCCCGGGAGGGGGCGCGGAGCGGGGCGGGGGACCCCCGGCCGGACGAGGAGGTGCTGGCGCGCGATCCGCTGCCCGGGGCCGGGGCCGGGGCCGGGGCCGGGGACGAAAACGAGATCCCGTCCGTTGTCAGTGCGCGCGGTTAGTATCGATCGCGAGTACGAGTTACGGGTGCGGGCGTGAGTCGCGGATCTCTTACGGGAGTTCGTGCGCGGGAGCAGCGGGAGGGGGCGGTTCGCATGGCAGAGCACAGCGGGCTTCGCCCCGTGCGGTTCCGGTTCCGGTTCACGGCGCCGTCCGCGCGACTGACGGCGCTGCTGGCCTCGCTCCTGGTGCTCGGAGGCTTCCTCGGGCTGTTCGCCGGGGAGGGCGGGCTCGGCACGGTCGTCGTGGTCCTTGCGGCGACCTTCGCCGTGGGTGCCTCGGTCCTGGCCGCCCGGCTGGTCCGGCCGGTGCCGCCACATCGCATACGTACCGCGATCCGTGATCGCGAGCAGCGCACGGCGTTCCTGCCGCAGCGCGATCCCGACGCTTCAGGCCGGTCGCGGCCCAGGGCGCCCGGCCGTCCCCTTCCGACGGCCGCGTAGGGGCGCGCAGCTCCTTCCTCCCGATCGCTTCTGATCGCCACACCTTGCCGCCCCTCGCGGGTCGTCACGCCGAAACGCATCTCTTTCGACGTTCGACGAGTCCCTTCGGAGGGCCCACGTGTCCGTTTTCATCGATCTTGTTGCTGTGCTGGGCCGGCTCCTGGAGCCGGTGCTGGCCGAGTCCGCGACCGCTGCCGCGATCGTGCTGTTCACCGTGCTCGTGCGGCTCGCGCTGCACCCCCTGAGCCGGGCCGCCTTCCGCGGGGCGACTCCGGTGGCGGGCATCCTGCCGGTGCTGCTCCAGCTGCCGGTGTTCTTCCTGATGTACCGGGCGTTCTCCTCGGCGGAGATCGGCGGGGGCGCCAACGAGCTGCTCGGCCACCGGCTGTTCGCCGCGCCGCTCGGGGACCGGTGGACCGAGGCGCTGGGGGAGGGCGGCCTCTTCGGCGAGCGGGGGCTCGTGTTCCTCGGGCTGTTCGCGGTCGTCGCGGTGGTGGCCGCGTGGAGTGCGGCGCGCGCACGCAAGACGGCGGCGCTGATGGCCGCCACGGCCGCGGCCTCGGCTACTGCTGCCGCCACCGTCAGGGGCAAGGCCGCCAAGGGGAAGGCCTCCGGCGCCAAGGCCTCCGGCGCCAAGGCCGCCGGAGCTGCCGTCGCCCTGACCGCGGAGCAGCAGGAGCTCATGCGCAAGGTGGGCGGCGTACTGCCCCTGCTGTCCTTCGGGACGCTGATCACGGCCGCCGTGGTGCCGCTGGCGGCCGGGCTGTACCTGGTCACGACCACCGCGTGGTCGGTCGCCGAGCGCGCCTGGCTCCAGTACCGGAAGGACCGGGCGGAGCGTGTGGAGGGGGCGGTCAGCGGAGCAGAGCGTTCCGCCATGTGAACAGGGTCTTGCGGATGAGGCCGACATCTTGGAGGATCGACCAATCCTCCGATGGCCGCAACCCATCGTCCGGCCCGGGGCATGCCCATGGGTCGACCATCCTCGACCACGGGAGAATGCCCATGAAGCTGCTGCGTGTAGGACCCGTCGGGTCGGAGCGCCCCGCGCTGCTCGACCAGGACGGGACCCTGCGGGACCTGTCCGGCCTGATCACGGATGTGGACGGCGCCCTGCTCGCCGACGACTCCGTGCTGTCCCGAGTACGGGACGCGGCCGGATCCGGTGAGCTCCCGGTGCTGGACGCCGAGGGTCTGCGGATCGGGTCCGCCGTCGGCCGCATAGGCAAGGTCGTGGGCATCGGCCTGAACTACCACGGGCACGCGGCCGAGGTGGGCGCCGAGGCGCCGGCCGAGCCGATCGTGTTCCTCAAGGCCCCGGACACCGTGGTCGGCCCCGACGACACCGTGCTGATCCCGCGCACCAGCGTCAAGACCGACTGGGAAGCCGAGCTCGGCGTCGTCATCGGTGCCACCGCCCGCTACCTGGCCTCCCCCGAGGAGGGCCTCGCGCACGTCGGCGGGTACGTGCTGGTCAACGACGTGACCGAGCGCGCGTTCCAGAACGAGCGCGGCGGCACCTGGGACAAGGGCAAGAACTGCGAGACGTTCACCCCGCTCGGCCCCTGGCTGGTCACCGCGGACGAGGTCCCGGACCCGCAGGTGCTGGACGTCAAGCTGTGGGTCAACGGTGAGCTCAAGCAGGACGGCAACACGTCCGACCAGATCTTCCCGGTCGGCGAGGTCGTGCGGTACGTGAGCCAGTTCATGACCCTGTACCCGGGCGACGTCATCGTCACCGGCACCCCGGCCGGCGTGGCCGCGGGCCAGCCGGAGCCGAAGCCGTTCCTGCGGGCGGGCGACGTGGTCGAGGTGGAGATCGACGGGCTCGGCCGCCAGCGCCAGGAGTTCAAGGACGTGTAGTCCGCCGGTCCGCGCCCCGCGCGGATCGAGGGGGAGGGGTGGTGCCGTCGTCGACGGCGCCACCCCTTTCCCGTTTCCCCTTCAGCCCTGCGGCCGGGGCCCGGCCGCTCAGACCTCCACCGTGCGTCCGTCCTCGGACGACCTGCGGGCCGCCTCCAGTACGTCCAGGCAGTGCGCCGCCTCCGAGGCCGTGACGGGGGCCGGGCCGCCGTCGTGCAGGGCCGCAGCCACGGCCGCGTAGTACGCCGGGTAGTCGCCCGGTGCCGTCCGTACCGGCGTGCCCCCGCCGGTCAGCGGCGATTCCCCGGAGCCCAGCCGGCCCCACAGGTGCTCGGGCTCCTCGCCCCAGGTCCGCTCGGGGTCGCCGGGGCGCAGGCCCTCGCGCAGTGCCCCTTCCTGCGGGTCCAGGCCGTACTTGACGTAGCCCGCGCGGGAGCCCAGTACGCGGAAGCGCGGGCCCAGCTGGGCCGTGGTCGCGCTGACGTAGAGGTGGGAGCGGACACCGCTCGCGTGGGTGAGGGCGATGAAGGTGTCGTCGTCCGCCTCGGCGCCCGGGCGGCGCACGTCGGTCTCCGCGTAGACCCGTACGGCAGGACCGAACAGCACCAGCGCCTGGTCCACCACGTGGCTGCCGAGGTCGTACAGCAGCCCGCCGATCTCCTCGGGGGCGCCGGACTCCCGCCAGCCGCCCTTGAGTTGCGGACGCCAGCGCTCGAAGCGGGACTCGAAGCGCTGCACCTCGCCCAGCTCGCCGTCGTCGAGGAGGCGGCGCAGGGTGAGGAAGTCGTTGTCCCAGCGGCGGTTCTGGAAGACCGAGAGGAAGGTCCCGGTCCGCTCGGCGAGCGCGGCCAGCTCGCGGGCCTCGGCGGCGGTGGCGGCGAGCGGCTTGTCCACGACCACCGGGATGCCGGCCGTGAGGGCGGCCGTGGCGAGCGGGACGTGCGTCTTGTTCGGGGAGGCGATGACGATCAGGTCGGGGGCGGGGCTCTGGGCGAGCAGCTCGGCGGCGGTGGCGGCGATCCGGACGTCCGGGTAGGCCTCGCGGGCCTGGGCGGCGCGGCCCGGGTCGGAGGTGACGACGGTGTCGAGGACCAGTCCCTCGGTCGCGGAGACGAGCGGGGCGTGGAAGACGGAACCGGCCAGGCCGTAGCCGACGAGTCCGACGCGGAGGGGTGAGGAGGGGATGGGGGAGGGGGCGGTGGCGTTCATGGTCCTACTTTGGCAACAGTGTTGCTTAAGTGCAAGGAGGGTGGACAATGGGCAGGTGGACAGCAGGGGTGGCAGGGGCGGTACGGGTGGCATGGGCGGCGGCGTGAATCTTCCGGTGCTGCGCGGGCACAACGACGCGCTCGTACTGGACCTCCTGCGCGGAGCCGGCCCCGCCGGCCTCGGCCGCGGTGACCTCGCCGCGCGTACGGGTCTCACACCGCAGGCGGTCAGCAAGATCGCGGCGCGGCTCCGGGACGAGGGGCTGGTGGCCGACGCCGGACGCGAGGCGTCCACGGGCGGCAAGCCGCGCACGCTGCTGCGGCTGGTGCCGGAGGCGCGGTACGCGGTCGGGCTGCACCTGGACCGCGACGAGCTCACGGCGGTACGGGTCGACCTGGCGGGCCGCGTCGTCGCCGAGGGGCGCGTTCCGCTGGACTTCGGGGCCGGTCCGGAGGTGGTGGTCGAGGAGGCCGTACGGGCGGTCGCGCGGGTGTGCGGTGACCGGCCGCTCCTCGGCGTCGGCGTGGCCGCGCCGGGGCCGTTGGACTGGCGGACCGGGGTGCTGGGGCGGGTGACGGGGTTCCCGGAATGGGAGGGGTTCCCGTTGCGGGAGGTGTTGGAGGGGCGGTTGGGGGTTCCCGTGCGGGTGGACAAGGACACCAATGCGGGGGTCGCGGCGGGGGCGGGCTTCGGCGGGGCGGGCTCCGGTGGGGCCGCCTTCGGGGAGGCCGCTTACGGAGGGGCCGCTTTCGGAGGGGCCGCTTTCGGGGAGGCCGTGGCGTACGTGCACGTCGGCACCGGACTGGGGGCGGGGCTCCGGCTGGCCGGCAGCGGAGAGGTCTACCGGGGGCGGCGCTCGGCGGCGGGGGAGTTCGGGCACCAGGTGCTGCAGCTGGACGGGCCGGCCTGCCGGTGCGGGGGGCGCGGGTGCGCGGAGGTGCTGTGCCTCGACGCGGTGGCGGGGGGCCGGCTGGAGGAAGCGGCGCGGATCGTGGGGGAGGCGGCGGCGAACCTGGTCGCGCTGCTGGATGTGGACCGGGTGGTGCTCGGGGGGCGGGTGGTGGCGGCTGCGCCGGGGGTGTTCCTGGCGGGCGTGCGGGAGGTTTTGGGGGCTCGGGCGTTTGTGGGGGGTGCGGTGGGGGTTGGGCTTGCGGAGGGGGGTGTCGCGGAGGGGGCGGCGGAGCTGGTGCTCGGCCCGTTGTTCGGGCGCGGGGCGTAGGCGGCCCGGCCCCTTGGCCCCGGCCCGGCCCGGCGCTTGGCCCCGGCCCGGCCCTCGGCCCCGGGGCCGGGCCCCGACCCCCGGCCCCTGATCTCCGGTCCTTGGCCCCGGGCTCGTGTGTGGCTTGTGCGCGCCGGTGGGCTGGCCGCCCGGGCTGGGGGAGGGGTGCGTGTGGGATGGCCCTGCGGGGCGGAGTCCCCTACCCGCCCTTCGCCCGTTCCCCGGGCTCTGCCCGGACCCCGGTCCTCAAGCGCCGGACGGGCTGAGGGGGTGCCGGGCTGCGCCCGGACCCCCTGGGGCTCCGCCCCGGACCCTGGTCCCTCAAGCGCCGGACGGGCTGGAGGGGCCCCGGGCTGCGCCCGGACCCCCTGGGGCTCCGCCCCGGACCCTGGTCCCTCAAGCGCCAGACAGGCTGGAGGGGCCCCGGGCTGCGCCCGGAGCTCCTGGGGCTCCGCCCCGGACCCTGGTCCCTCGAGCGCCGGACGGGCTGAGGGGGTGCCGGGCTGCGCCCGGACCCCCTGGGGCTCCGCCCCAGACCCCGGTCCTCAAACGCCGGACGGCTGAAGCGGCCTGGCGCCCGGTTCGCGCGTGCCGGACGGCTGAAGTGGCCTGGCGCCCGGTTCTTGCGTGCCGGACGGCTGAAGTGGCCCCGCGCCCGGTTCTTGCGTGCCGGACGGCTGAGGTGGCCCCGCGCCCGGCCCCCGCGCCCCGGACGGTTCTCGTGTGCCGGGACGCGAGGCGGGTGCTTCCGGTTGGTGTCCGCCGAATGGGGGGAAATGGGGAGATGTTGGGCGTGGTGCTGG is a window encoding:
- a CDS encoding DUF3578 domain-containing protein, translated to MTMRELLFEVGQTYDQKAGTKEHVPGQKVLRKVASRTDLGVLDDWEAEGYGGKGTAALAPWVGVFDPKINRNPKVGLYLAYIFSTDLKTVTLTLQQGVTDLEEKIRERKVLLSHLERQADRLFKALPANLAEEWNYRPSFGWQERPEAYEAASVVARPYDVSNLPTEEQLQQDLRTAENLLRSAAEADEALRAEEEGEPALAQPKRKRKAGAAPAIGFKPGNSSAYLVAIAAHEQLKSRKHELLIQDFAAHIAERDYEARNQHIHPKDLTLHPADAAAGDAGAADSGDAVLPEWLVEAKVLRNGDAAAAVRAAVGQLKEYSYFLYGEKGLEAPHLIALFSEDIGVYASYLEAQGIAAIWQTSDGWDGTVTAIAWGMVG
- a CDS encoding Gfo/Idh/MocA family oxidoreductase, which gives rise to MNATAPSPIPSSPLRVGLVGYGLAGSVFHAPLVSATEGLVLDTVVTSDPGRAAQAREAYPDVRIAATAAELLAQSPAPDLIVIASPNKTHVPLATAALTAGIPVVVDKPLAATAAEARELAALAERTGTFLSVFQNRRWDNDFLTLRRLLDDGELGEVQRFESRFERWRPQLKGGWRESGAPEEIGGLLYDLGSHVVDQALVLFGPAVRVYAETDVRRPGAEADDDTFIALTHASGVRSHLYVSATTAQLGPRFRVLGSRAGYVKYGLDPQEGALREGLRPGDPERTWGEEPEHLWGRLGSGESPLTGGGTPVRTAPGDYPAYYAAVAAALHDGGPAPVTASEAAHCLDVLEAARRSSEDGRTVEV
- a CDS encoding sodium:solute symporter, with the translated sequence MSQAAVATTVFGAFMVATVALGLLAVRGRGGGGGGLAEWSVGGRSLGTVFIWVLMAGEGYTSFSYLGAAGWGYNYGAPVMYVVAYMSCGYAVGYVVGPVLWDYARRHGLVGITDMVAHRYGRPWLGAAVAVLATVFLLPYIQLQITGMGVVVSTVTYGAVSLEWAYFIAFAVTTGFVVVSGLRGSAWVSVLKDVLVIGTLGFLAVYVPLHYFGGYGELFERLTAERPQWLTLPGAGSGEGGRGELGVGWFASTTVLNALTVVIFPTTVAGYLGARNADALRRNAILLPAYNVLLFVPMLLGMAALFVVPGLAGAESNLALFKLVVDSLPAWAVGVIGVAAALSSIVPMAVFMLVIGTMWGRSVLSLLPRWSSGERQKLASQVVVVAAGTIALVMTYTAPNTLVRLSLVSYEGMAQLVPMLLLGLVWRRLTTAAAVCGLAAGVAVVCGLVFTGHDPVWGVNAGTVALAVNLAVALTVTWLGPREGARSGAGDPRPDEEVLARDPLPGAGAGAGAGDENEIPSVVSARG
- a CDS encoding SEC-C metal-binding domain-containing protein, which encodes MRPDTPAEHIAEAERLIRTATRYPEDQEPLLLQAAAHLELADERERASALYDQLLAADTTDDPSLIKALQAANLWEYGHEPEARALIQGIRAAAPSDPAPWEVIAEALEAHDELEASHECFTEAATLLAPDNTPLTPATTALLTGRHRVRRLLGLPHDDWDMVADTRHIGPIPLDELHDPKRIWALGSDDPAELRAEIARLRAELGDRRAALSRPFPVAILHWPARELAELLTSYPTLSAEYPSHDAHLAQVEASLRTLAASGTTNLGIVTASVPSYEAFAASEKTSPSSPSLLAEYATTLAARGKATPWPPTSTTTCWCTSGRPYGACHGTSAA
- a CDS encoding class E sortase, producing MRDRVRVVVQGKGQGKGRWAWRARRVGIAGVLWAAGELAVTVGVVVMLLVVHQVWWTNRQALSAAHEVVRELEEDASLSGTEGEGEGEGEGQGEGEPAVEESVGASDGPGGSGASGGASAGNSGPRTVKPPPRESAYGILRIPRLGVAVPVAQGVDKRSVLDKGYAGHYAGTAQPGAEGNFALAGHRNTHGEPFRYINRLRAGDELIVDVRGKRYVYLVGQTLAETTEHDTGVIAPVPRSTVTPGAGYSEPGAYITLTTCTPEYSSKYRLVVWGTLKR
- a CDS encoding fumarylacetoacetate hydrolase family protein codes for the protein MKLLRVGPVGSERPALLDQDGTLRDLSGLITDVDGALLADDSVLSRVRDAAGSGELPVLDAEGLRIGSAVGRIGKVVGIGLNYHGHAAEVGAEAPAEPIVFLKAPDTVVGPDDTVLIPRTSVKTDWEAELGVVIGATARYLASPEEGLAHVGGYVLVNDVTERAFQNERGGTWDKGKNCETFTPLGPWLVTADEVPDPQVLDVKLWVNGELKQDGNTSDQIFPVGEVVRYVSQFMTLYPGDVIVTGTPAGVAAGQPEPKPFLRAGDVVEVEIDGLGRQRQEFKDV
- a CDS encoding DUF3311 domain-containing protein, yielding MPFVLFVAALPLANRVEPAPGGVPFLLLWFIGATLLTPLAVWLTWRGDHR
- a CDS encoding DUF6412 domain-containing protein; this translates as MAEHSGLRPVRFRFRFTAPSARLTALLASLLVLGGFLGLFAGEGGLGTVVVVLAATFAVGASVLAARLVRPVPPHRIRTAIRDREQRTAFLPQRDPDASGRSRPRAPGRPLPTAA
- a CDS encoding YidC/Oxa1 family membrane protein insertase, with protein sequence MSVFIDLVAVLGRLLEPVLAESATAAAIVLFTVLVRLALHPLSRAAFRGATPVAGILPVLLQLPVFFLMYRAFSSAEIGGGANELLGHRLFAAPLGDRWTEALGEGGLFGERGLVFLGLFAVVAVVAAWSAARARKTAALMAATAAASATAAATVRGKAAKGKASGAKASGAKAAGAAVALTAEQQELMRKVGGVLPLLSFGTLITAAVVPLAAGLYLVTTTAWSVAERAWLQYRKDRAERVEGAVSGAERSAM